From one Gemmatimonadaceae bacterium genomic stretch:
- a CDS encoding M67 family metallopeptidase, with protein MATRITPTALAAIRSAAIRAYPDECCGALLGTDGSDADRLITAVAPAGTAVDGMQFRIDASEVCRVEAQAVREGTTVLGFYHSHPDATVRPSRTDRDGAWPWYTYIIVAAPLGIEVAAWRLVDDRSGFVRESLEEES; from the coding sequence ATGGCGACACGCATCACACCGACCGCGCTGGCCGCGATCCGCTCGGCCGCAATCCGGGCGTACCCCGACGAATGCTGTGGTGCGCTGCTTGGCACCGACGGCAGTGACGCTGACCGGCTGATCACGGCGGTTGCGCCGGCCGGGACGGCGGTGGATGGGATGCAGTTCCGCATCGACGCGAGCGAGGTGTGCCGGGTGGAGGCACAGGCGGTGCGGGAGGGAACGACAGTGCTCGGCTTCTACCACTCCCATCCCGACGCGACGGTGCGCCCGTCACGCACGGACCGGGACGGAGCCTGGCCCTGGTACACGTACATCATCGTAGCCGCCCCCCTCGGGATCGAGGTCGCCGCCTGGCGACTCGTCGATGACCGCAGTGGCTTCGTCCGAGAATCGCTCGAAGAGGAGTCGTGA
- a CDS encoding MoaD/ThiS family protein → MQARVQIPTPLRSFTAGASSVTVEDCATVHEALGQLTTRFPDVRRHLFSDGGELRHFVNVYVNEDNIRDLDGPSTSMTAGDTLTIVPSIAGGAR, encoded by the coding sequence GTGCAGGCTCGCGTTCAGATCCCCACCCCGTTGCGTTCCTTCACGGCCGGCGCGAGCAGCGTCACCGTCGAGGACTGTGCGACGGTGCACGAGGCGCTTGGGCAACTCACCACGCGCTTTCCCGACGTGCGGCGTCACCTCTTCAGCGACGGCGGCGAGCTCCGGCACTTCGTGAACGTCTACGTGAACGAGGACAACATCCGCGACCTCGATGGCCCCTCCACGAGCATGACGGCCGGCGACACGCTGACCATCGTGCCCAGCATCGCCGGCGGAGCGCGCTGA